From one Coffea eugenioides isolate CCC68of chromosome 11, Ceug_1.0, whole genome shotgun sequence genomic stretch:
- the LOC113751418 gene encoding nuclear intron maturase 2, mitochondrial — MHRGFKLFSHRVLTRTSNLRPRTSTILRTELGNWDRRNNGFGLFRAFMYTFTQNRRVQDPNDPATLMKEDGVSVSSQMWIENFREPEKTVTNLSDYLRRFELWVLAYQKVAADETGAYVPRSSITRATLEDLLALRNAVLDNRFKWGARLEFFIKSPRDKTDYESLSKRKIRAIMTTTQPAPFQDRIVQEVLFLILEPVYEARFSQKSFAFRPGRTAHTVIRVIRRSFAGYLWYIKGDLSTVLDGMKVGLVISALMRDIRDKKVIDLIKAALTTPVITSKVEEPKKKKRRKYQKKRVLAEDEPKPDPYWLVSFFGFAPEEAEKVPSWGHCGILSPLLANVCLDELDRWMEGKIKEFYRPSKSDVIWNSPEGEVEQGNTSWPEFVPTSGPDKTRKIDYIRYGGHILIGVRGPRADAATLRKQLIEFCDQKYMLKLDNEDLPIEHITKGIMFLDHVLCRRVVYPTLRYTATGGKIISEKGVGTLLSVTASLKQSIKQFRKLGFLKGDRDPDPQPCFRMFHATQAHTNAQMNKLLSTMVEWYRYADNRKKIVNFCSYIIRGSLAKLYAAKYKLRSRAKVYKIGSRNLSRPLKEKKGQSPEYHNLLRMGLVESIDGLQYTRMSLVPETDYSPFPVGWRPDHEKALLEYIWLDDPRTLEEQRRCLGEHGLISPQDYISMLVWNYKRNAIPMDQLSIITPRDNRLLCSSNEDSNDERNSAELDNEESIHAAQM, encoded by the coding sequence ATGCATCGAGGGTTTAAATTATTTAGTCATAGGGTGCTCACAAGAACCTCAAATTTGCGCCCCAGAACAAGCACTATATTACGCACTGAATTGGGAAATTGGGACCGAAGAAATAATGGGTTTGGATTATTTAGAGCATTTATGTATACATTTACGCAAAATAGGCGAGTTCAGGACCCGAATGACCCGGCCACCTTGATGAAGGAGGATGGGGTTTCGGTCTCTAGTCAAATGTGGATTGAGAATTTTCGAGAACCTGAAAAAACCGTAACTAATTTGAGTGATTATTTGAGGAGATTTGAGTTGTGGGTGTTGGCTTATCAAAAGGTTGCTGCTGATGAAACAGGGGCATATGTGCCTCGTAGCTCAATAACAAGAGCTACCCTTGAAGATTTGTTGGCGTTGAGGAATGCAGTTCTGGACAATAGGTTTAAGTGGGGCGCTAGGTTAGAGTTTTTCATCAAGTCGCCTAGGGATAAGACTGATTACGAGTCATTGTCGAAGAGGAAAATCAGGGCTATTATGACCACCACGCAGCCAGCACCATTTCAGGATAGGATTGTTCAGGAGGTGTTGTTTTTAATTTTGGAGCCAGTTTATGAGGCTAGGTTTTCACAGAAGTCGTTTGCATTTAGACCAGGGAGAACGGCACATACGGTGATTAGGGTAATAAGGAGAAGCTTTGCTGGTTATTTGTGGTATATAAAGGGGGATTTAAGTACAGTGTTGGATGGGATGAAGGTTGGATTGGTTATAAGTGCTCTGATGAGGGATATTAGAGATAAGAAAGTGATTGATCTAATAAAGGCTGCTTTGACTACGCCTGTGATCACTAGTAAGGTTGAGGagccaaagaaaaagaagaggagGAAGTATCAGAAGAAGAGAGTGCTGGCTGAAGATGAGCCAAAGCCTGATCCATACTGGTTGGTGTCCTTTTTCGGGTTTGCACCTGAAGAGGCTGAGAAAGTTCCTTCATGGGGGCATTGTGGTATCCTTAGTCCTTTGTTGGCTAATGTTTGTCTTGATGAATTGGATAGATGGATGGAAGGTAAGATTAAGGAGTTCTATCGGCCTTCAAAAAGTGATGTGATTTGGAATAGTCCAGAGGGAGAAGTTGAACAGGGAAATACATCCTGGCCAGAGTTTGTTCCCACGAGTGGTCCAGATAAGACCCGAAAGATTGATTACATCCGTTATGGTGGTCACATTCTCATCGGAGTTAGGGGCCCTAGGGCAGATGCAGCTACGCTGCGAAAGCAATTGATTGAGTTTTGTGATCAGAAGTATATGCTGAAGCTTGACAATGAGGATCTTCCCATCGAGCACATTACTAAAGGTATTATGTTTCTTGACCATGTATTATGCCGTCGAGTTGTGTATCCAACTCTTCGATACACTGCAACGGGGGGGAAGATCATTAGTGAGAAGGGTGTTGGGACGTTGTTGTCTGTTACGGCTAGCCTGAAACAATCTATTAAACAGTTTCGAAAGTTAGGCTTTCTCAAGGGGGATAGAGATCCAGATCCTCAGCCTTGCTTTAGAATGTTTCATGCCACTCAAGCTCACACAAATGCTCAAATGAATAAGTTATTGTCCACAATGGTTGAGTGGTACAGATATGCTGACAATCGGAAGAAAATTGTTAACTTTTGCTCTTATATTATAAGGGGTTCACTTGCTAAGCTTTATGCTGCAAAATACAAGCTTCGATCACGAGCAAAGGTCTACAAGATTGGTTCTAGAAATTTGAGTCGTCctttgaaagaaaagaaaggacaaTCTCCAGAGTACCATAATTTACTTAGAATGGGCCTTGTAGAGTCTATTGATGGGCTTCAGTATACCAGAATGTCCCTCGTGCCAGAGACTGACTATTCACCTTTTCCGGTTGGTTGGCGGCCTGATCATGAGAAGGCGTTGCTTGAATATATATGGCTCGATGATCCAAGAACCTTGGAGGAACAGCGTAGGTGCCTTGGAGAGCACGGACTAATTTCACCTCAAGATTATATCTCAATGCTTGTCTGGAACTACAAGAGAAATGCCATTCCCATGGATCAGCTTTCAATCATCACCCCAAGGGACAATAGACTGTTGTGCAGCTCAAATGAGGATAGTAATGATGAAAGAAACTCAGCCGAATTAGACAATGAAGAAAGCATACATGCTGCTCAAATGTAA
- the LOC113751666 gene encoding leucine-rich repeat extensin-like protein 6 translates to MLRLAVILVIFALAVPINGQAPGSPDEGNKCGGCPCNNPCPVPSPPPPPPTLPPPPPALPPPPPPPKKPPTPACPPPPGSSGWPVVPTPPSQYIYVTGPPGNLYPVDANFSRAARSFTVGLPFILLVGSILQLALW, encoded by the coding sequence ATGTTGCGTTTGGCAGtaattttggtcatttttgctCTAGCAGTTCCAATTAATGGACAGGCTCCAGGGAGCCCTGATGAAGGAAACAAGTGTGGAGGCTGTCCTTGCAACAATCCATGTCCCGTGCCTTCACCGCCACCACCACCGCCGACACTGCCTCCTCCCCCTCCGGCGCTGCCTCCGCCACCACCGCCTCCCAAGAAGCCGCCTACTCCAGCCTGCCCTCCTCCCCCTGGTTCATCAGGCTGGCCCGTTGTGCCCACTCCACCTTCTCAGTACATATATGTAACAGGTCCACCAGGGAATTTATATCCTGTTGATGCTAATTTTTCGAGGGCTGCCCGGAGCTTCACTGTTGGATTGCCATTTATATTGCTGGTTGGAAGCATACTTCAGCTAGCTTTGTGGTGA
- the LOC113753217 gene encoding uncharacterized protein LOC113753217: MEGEYFRGSASYYGILGVPTNASDEEIRRAYRKLAMQWHPDKWTRTPSLLGEAKRKFQQIQEAYSVLSDQKRRIMYDTGLYDPAEEEEDEGFADFLQEMVSLVDNVRKEDKVHSLEELQRAFWEMAQSFETPEWSFNPLQYMYESPAWFDEPSTSNSLGNSTGVSWSSEQKSFETFARECWSTGVESKSVSSMLGDPWGKPFYAF; the protein is encoded by the exons ATGGAGGGGGAATATTTTAGGGGGTCAGCTTCTTATTACGGCATTCTTGGTGTGCCTACAAATGCTTCTGATGAAGAGATAAGACGTGCTTATAGGAAGCTTGCTATG CAATGGCATCCTGATAAATGGACCAGAACGCCTTCACTGTTGGGTGAAGCAAAGAGAAAATTCCAACAGATTCAGGAGGCCTATTCAG TGCTGTCGGATCAAAAAAGGAGGATAATGTATGATACTGGCCTTTACGATCCtgcagaagaagaagaggatgaG ggatTTGCTGATTTTCTACAAGAAATGGTGTCTCTTGTAGACAATGTGAGAAAAGAG GATAAGGTGCACAGCTTGGAGGAGCTGCAAAGAGCGTTTTGGGAGATGGCTCAAAGTTTTGAGACTCCTGAATGGTCCTTTAATCCTTTGCAATACATGTATGAATCTCCTGCCTGGTTTGATGAACCTTCCACGTCAAATAGTTTAGGGAATTCAACCGGTGTATCCTGGTCAAGTGAACAGAAGTCTTTCGAAACTTTTGCGAGAGAATGCTGGTCCACGGGAGTGGAATCAAAAAGCGTTTCTTCTATGCTTGGAGATCCATGGGGCAAgcccttttatgcattttag